In Hyla sarda isolate aHylSar1 chromosome 12, aHylSar1.hap1, whole genome shotgun sequence, a genomic segment contains:
- the LOC130296655 gene encoding NXPE family member 2-like, producing the protein MSIFNKRTIKIILGLTIVCIFLVSVKIHLKSSQDSKFDYMEVKNVMPPWWAVSTNFSSKTSTIDKQIIHIMTVVNQTVPNVDFTDFKETTSAKYSTATIVDYKPTYCVGEDITVRVDMYNYLGEKKTYGGDFLRARIFSPNLAAGASGKIEDFRNGTYNVYFTLFWEGEMQISILMMHPSEGVSALWNSRNKGYKYIAYTGIFLNRSQEVQARCGLLWATQKEKCEYTDTKYGESFYCIRPPGVACEALISLKSENTPYTDLTNVQKKLFTSSNMGAEISKQVDVVKVWKCTRHYIKETAKCQTGMSPPFPSGYFLQNQWFPIYCNLFPFDPLIHIDKFLPGKRIYLMGDSTLRQWIEYFTQVQKSLTYFDDHGTGWHKTLVAIDVTNNLQIQWKKHGHPFVTQSFFNMKDHSYIANEIDRIGGGAYTIIVISVGHHFRPFPLDLFIRRVLNIRKAIENLFLRSPDTKVIIKSENTREINTDVERFSDFHGYVQYLLVKDIFKGLNVGVIDAWDMTTAYGSYDIHPPETVIKNEIRLFLSYIS; encoded by the exons GATTCCAAGTTTGACTATATGGAAGTAAAAAATGTTATGCCTCCTTGGTGGGCAGTTTCTACAAATTTTTCAAGTAAAACAAGTACCATAGACAAACAAATCATCCATATAATGACTGTTGTAAATCAAACGGTTCCAAATGTGGACTTTACAGATTTTAAAGAGACAACCAGTGCCAAATATAGCACAGCAACCATTGTAGACTATAAACCTACATACTGTGTTGGAGAGGATATAACAGTTCGAGTCGATATGTATAACTACTTGGGAGAAAAGAAGACTTATGGAGGAGACTTCTTACGAGCTCGGATTTTTTCTCCAAATCTTGCAGCTGGAGCTTCTGGGAAAATTGAGGATTTTAGAAATGGGACCTATAATgtgtattttactttattttgggaAGGTGAAATGCAGATATCCATCCTCATGATGCATCCCAGTGAAGGGGTCTCTGCTTTATGGAACTCGAGGAACAAAGGATACAAATATATTGCTTATACTGGTATATTCCTCAATAGAAGCCAAGAGGTTCAGGCGAGGTGCGGATTACTTTGGgctacacaaaaagaaaaatgtgaatATACAGACACAAAATATGGAGAATCCTTCTACTGTATTAGACCACCAGGGGTAGCTTGTGAAGCTCTTATATCTCTGAAGAGTGAAAACACACCTTACACGGATCTCACCAATGTGCAGAAGAAGCTCTTTACCAG CTCCAATATGGGAGCAGAGATATCCAAACAAGTTGATGTTGTTAAAGTTTGGAAATGCACAA gacactacaTCAAAGAGACTGCTAAGTGCCAGACAGGGATGTCCCCACCTTTTCCCAGTGgatatttcctgcagaaccagtggTTCCCAATATATTGTAACTTATTCCCTTTTGATCCCTTGATTCATATTGACAAATTTCTACCTGGCAAAAGGATATATCTAATGGGAGATTCAACGCTTCGTCAGTGGATAGAGTACTTCACACAAGTCCAAAAGT cactcACATATTTCGATGATCATGGAACTGGCTGGCACAAAACACTTGTAGCTATTGATGTAACAAATAATCTTCAGATTCAATGGAAGAAGCATGGACACCCATTTGTAACTCAGAGTTTCTTCAACATGAAAGACCATTCCTATATCGCTAATGAAATTGACCGGATTGGCGGAGGCGCTTACACCATCATCGTCATTTCTGTGGGGCATCATTTCCGACCCTTTCCCCTTGACCTGTTCATCAGAAGAGTTCTCAATATTCGCAAAGCCATAGAAAATTTGTTTTTAAGAAGCCCTGATACCAAAGTCATTATAAAGTCAGAAAATACCAGAGAGATTAATACCGATGTTGAACGATTCAGTGATTTCCATGGATATGTTCAGTATCTCTTGGTAAAGGACATTTTCAAAGGACTTAATGTTGGTGTGATTGATGCCTGGGACATGACCACAGCCTATGGATCATATGATATTCACCCACCAGAAACTGTCATTAAAAATGAAATCCGTCTGTTCCTGTCCTATATTAGTTAA